Within the Medicago truncatula cultivar Jemalong A17 chromosome 4, MtrunA17r5.0-ANR, whole genome shotgun sequence genome, the region ttttaaaaactaaaaaagagtttttgggaagtgtttcaaacaggctcttaatcttttatttcttcttcctctcaatcttaagaacaacaacaattgaGCCTACATATGAGAGATCCATGTACACCAATTGAcccttattcttcttcttcctctcaaaaGCAATCTGTTTTGTCACATGATGAATTTGCAAGCATGAACCATCTTCAAACTTTGGGTTTTCATTATTGTGACAATTTGAAGTTTTTCTTCAACGCTGCACAACAACTCACTTCCCTTGAAACATTGTTTGTTCAATCATGTGGGAGCTTAGAGGTCTTACCTCtctatatttttcctaaattacAAACTCTGTTAATTTCGGACTGTGAGATGTTAAATCCATGGTTGTGTAATGAATGCACAATCATAGTTTTCAATATTTTctgaataataataatggtgCAGCTACTGCTATTTCTTCCATGGAGTACGCTTTTGGGATGTCATATTAAATCaggatttttcaattttcaggtTCCGTTTTTGAAAGCAGCGTTTTTTCAGATGAAATGGAACCTTGATTTTGCTGTTTCctgagaagaagatgatgaatattcATGAGTTTGGGTTTGAATGGAAGAAGAAGACGAACCTGGAGGAGTATGAAGAAGAAGCATCTTGATGAATGATTTTAATCGGATGATTTGATTTTAAagatttcgattttttttattttctaatttaatttttcatttgtttaattttaaaaaaaggattatatgattttttataaaaattaattcaataattacacTCGTGGCATGCCACGTAGGCATTGACCGGTCAAAATTGGTAAAAAAGATCGAAATTGCAAAGGGGATAATTcttggggggccaaaattgtagtttttgtacttagggggccaaaattgcaagtttttaaaagttaagggggaaaaagtgcactttagcctaactaaatatacaaatatcaatGTAATCAGGATCGAGATCCTACGTAGGATCTGCCGGCAGGTGAAAGAACGTAAACACGAGGAACGTAACACGGTTCGTAAGTAGGAGCGATACTTTGTTGATAGAGTTGAGAGAAATAGACAGAGAAAATAGAAAGAATACATAGGAACCAATCATAAAAACAAAGATAATAGAGGAAAACCAGAGGAACCATGcaacaaaatatagaaaaatagagGAAATAGAGGAAAAACGACAAAAAACAGATAAAGCAGAGGAAACAATGCAAAATCGAATCAGAGTAAAGTCAAAGCACAATCGAGGTGTTGTGGAATGTAAGATCGTGCAATCCTACAAGTTGGGACTCAATCTTGGCTACATTAACAAATATAGAGCCAAATTTTGAGGATAATTAgtgaaaatcatattttataatgTAAAATTCACAAATTGGTACTAATGAGGTCTTACTTAACATTAGTTTGACCGTTTAAATCGTGCTTATTTCACCTCATCCAGCCAAGTTCTACTTAGCACCAGTTTACCAATTAAAATCACGCTTAGCCTGACTCAACAATATCAAGCTCACCATCAACTCGGCTATATTGGTCAGCATGTAGTCACCCCCTTACCAAGTGTTTCATGACTCGCCACACGTCCaatgtaacaacccgattttcgttagatttattttaattatattaatgtgtttttatgtggttgtgtgtgattatttatcattgggtgcattttaatGGGTTCTAGTGCAaaaagggtaattttgtcattttgcgAGTAAGaataatttagtaatttctTAGTGAGGGTTACTTTTAGTGTTTCAAGTGAGAATTATTAGTTTACCAAGTTACTAATGCGGTGATTAATTGTGAGCCGATATATGACGTTGCGAAACATAAAGTTTATTGACACCTCAATTTTCCTTTAATGGCAATAGAAAGAATAGGATAGGATGAACGTATATGACGTTGCGAAACATAAAGGACctaaacaaatttataaaaaatggtCAATAAACATATTAGGTAAAAgataaaggggaaaaaaaaagacttttttaCATTTAAGTTCTTCAATCTAAATTATAGCAACTAGTGGTCTATGCTATCTTTCAAGAATTATGAGTAATTTCTCCaaacaaccaataaaaattggCCAGATGAGTAAATCCACAAATGTATCCACATACcccctccgtctcacaatattAGTAGTTTAAGATTTGTTCacgattattaaggaaatgattaattgtgttgattttaatgataaaattaatagcatttactaaaacacacttattaattgtagttaatgAAGCAGTTAAgatggatgaaattcaataaataaggatataaattaatataaaaatgtaaCAAGACATAGAATGATTGGATCAATGATACACATTCAACAAACTCCATGGATACCATTATGTTCACCACTAATTTATACTTCACTTGCAAATTTGCTAATGTGTTTTATTTTCATGAGTTGCTAGATAAACTACGTATAATTTTGTAAGTGTCATATAAAAaaaccttaattaaatttagttaACGGATATCATTTTGGACAAAAGGGTGGGAGAGTACGTGCCGAAACAAAAATGGGAATAAAAGTCTTTTGGTCTCTACTTGCACAGTTTTGGTCCTATACGCAGTTCATTTCGACGATTGAAACTATGAaaattttcaccattttccttttcattttttccatccTTACAAAGTTGCCCGATCCAAAGAAGAACACAAATCAAGTTTTTATCCTTGACACGCCACCTATCCTCAATAAGgttagttattttttgttttaatgctCTATTAGATTCTGAAGGTATAactaacaattgaaaaaaaaaatcatgtattaattaattggatttttattcaTATACTCATCAATCATTTTATGCATTGCATGCATGGTACGTAACAAGATCAGTCCTATAAATATCTTGCTCAACAACGAACAAGAAATCACAAAACTACTACATCCTCTTATACTTATTCATAGCCTTTGAGTTTGAGCAAACAAGTTTATAATCAATTAACAACCATGTCAACTAGATCCCTCACCATATTCATACTAGCTCATGTGTGGCTTTTGATGGCAAAAACATCAATATCGCAATTTGTCATCGACACAAGTGGTGAACCCGTTGAGGACGATGAGGAATACTTCATCAGGCCTGCTATCGGAGGCAATGGAGGAGGTTCCACTTTGGTCACCGGAAATGGGCCATGCCCTTTGCATGTTGGTCTTGACAACAGTGAAGGGACACTTGGAGTGGCTGTGAAGTTCACTCCTTTTGCTCCTCATCATGATGATGACAATGTTAGGCTTAACAGAGACTTGAGAGTTACATTCCTAACATCCACAAGTTGTGGGCAGTCAACAGACTGGAGATTAGGTGAGAAAGATGCTACAAGTGGAAGGAGATTGATTGTCACTGGAAGAGATAATAGTGCAGGATCACAACAAGGTAACTTTTTTAGGATTGTGCAGACCCAAACTAGTGGCAACTATAACATTCAATGGTGCCCTACAGAGGTGTGCCCTAATTGTAAGAATCAATGTGGAACTGTTGGTCTTATTCGCGAGAATGGAAAGATTTTGTTGGCCCTCGATGGTGGTGCCCTTCCAGTCGTGTTCCAGAAAGAATGACCTATTATTGGGATGGTGAAGCTTGTTTTTCAATGTAATAATGTTTCCTTGTTGCTTGCCTTTAATTATAAACATAATGTTAATAAATAAACGTGGAGCTATTGTTCATTTCAATTGAACCTAAGAGAGAATGAGACATGTATTCTGTTCGATTgatattcaaatatatataataaagctCCGAATGTTTATGTATCATCTTCGTTTACCACACTTTgttcatttgtttatttatttaggtttaaatatgcctttagtccttgcactttcatcagattttggtattggtccctacacttttttttgtttgaaattggtccctgcactttgtaaaaatattggtattggtccctctattaactttctgttaaaaaaaaacacaaaactattggtattggtccctgcactttgtaaaagtattggtattggtccctgcactttgtaaaaatattgatattggtgccacgtggcgtgaaatgattgggccacgtggcactccgttggttttgtgttttttttttaacagaaagttaacagagggaccaataccaatatttttacaaagtgcagggaccaatgccaaacaaaaaaaagtgcagggaccaatgccaaaatctgatgaaagtgcagggaccaatgacacatttaaaccattTATTTATATCTTATTTAAGTTTATATCTCAGAAATCTTAAAGATTCTGTTCATTTGTTCAATTTACACTACCATTGTTAAATAAAGTATAAGAACAAATTTACTTGTTTACAGTTGTAAACATTTAGAAATTCTCTCGCCTGCATGGTTGAGCAGATAAGTCTCTTGGTGAAACATTGAGACTTTGTGATTCATAGTAACTTCTGATGTCACAGCCATGATGTGCTAATGAAGTGAAGTCTACTGGATTTTCAGTCTTAATCTTGAGTTCCCATTCCTCTAGGAACATAGTTCTCCCTCTGATTTCATATCCCGGAGCCTCTTGCATATTTGTTTCTGGAGCAGAACTTGAAGACGCCACTGATGAGTATGAAGATTTAGGGTTCTAGGTTTTGTTGACGAGAAAGAACTTACTTCGCAAAGAACATAGTGAAAAGAGGAAATTGTAGGTTGttaagtgagtagtgtgtgattTGTCTAAGTGTTTTGAGTAGTAAAACGATTGCAATTCAgaaaggggacaaacaaacacaacattaatgaCATTGGGGGCGCGAGATAGTACATTCAAAGCTTAAAATCATCATTTCCCTCTTAAGTCATACACCAATACACTTAAGCCACGTCAGAGTTTCTCAAAGTAACTGCCAAGTTAGTGGGACCGGTGTCACTAAAAAGTAACTTCCAACGTTTCAACTAACTCTGCTATTCAGGAGAACAAAACCCAGCTTCTGGAGTTCAGATGTTGATGTCATCTTcataagcacattttcctcagaacctcaatAAAGAGCTTTTGATTGACTATAGCTTCTGAACGACTTCAGAACCTAAATTCCTGTTCAGGAGCAAGCAAATTTAAtgagacacaaagtgcatgttcaaatttttctttataaaatcaaatatttccaCAGTTAAAGGCTTAGTGAACATAGTCTCTAATaaagtggtgtttgatttcaatatgatTGGCTCTTGagtgtagaattggattctttgacaaacaaatagcagcagtattatcgcaataaatgggaatactgttagcatttatctgatagtcttccaactgatgtttcatccaaagtagtcaTGTAcaatgtaacagcccgatttttagctagatttattttaattacttttattatgtgttttatatgtctatgtgtgattaatcatcattgggtgcattttcatgggtttccgtgttagaagggtattttagtcattttggactcagggttattttggtcattttgtgagaacaggtaaaattataattttagcgggaattacttttagtgattagtgagaatagttatttcattaagttactggagtaaattgagattttaccgtttagtaaccgttagtgacattttaccgtcattagttaaaatatcgtttggagagtggaaatattttggtttgaaaagaaatgggttaagcccactagaaactaagttaggCCCATTAAGTGATATACCTAATGAGTGTCTTAGGAAAATATCATTCCGTTCATTTCACAAGATATTTCCAAAGGAGAGgtagagagaaagtgggagaagagaagaacaagggttagagagaagagggagagcttgaagaatcaaaaattggagtgagcttaggagctaaagtgaagcctaagttAGGATTAATCtctatctaaggtaagggggttagtctttatcataatcatcttaattttgtaaCTTTCAAATGCtgtatgaaattttgattatggataattgttgctaaattcgtgctctaactgtgatgatatgtttgtatgcatgaattgatgataattgtatgattgttggtgaaaatacatgtttaaatgtgtaaaaatgataagttgtgaaaattgtgctaaattggtgaattttgttaagttgttgtaattgagatttgattcttgttcaattgatgttatgaatgttaattgatgttatgattcatgaataattgcttgggtatgcatattcatggattgatgatgagaatttgaattgtgttggtgttttAGTGAAAATGATGAGTTAGCTtaaatgtcaagtgttttcaagtttgattgtgtctttgtgagtctttttagtcatattgacctataaacatgttctggaaacacattttggGATTGAGGGATCAAATTGGGGGATTTTTGAGTGGAAAGGGGTCCAAACCCGTAACTttttctgcaaacctgtgaaggttcgcttagaggttcgcttaagcgacctggtaagcgaacaCTCATAGtttttctgggttcagttcgcctaagcgaactgtgagcgagCAAGTAAGCGAAGATTTCTGGTTGCTattggaactcgttcgcttaagcgaacatgtggtcgcttaagcgaacatgtgatcgcttaagcgaactggtgagcgaccagccagcgaccagaaagcgaacaaagtgagttgctactgtaacttgttcgcttaagcgaaccaggtggtcgttAAAGCGAACAACTTcagtttcagccactttgatcttttgttccgggtctttgggggccaatccgagttttcttaaatgatatCTTAAGCATGTTTAACCACTGTTAATCCTccaaaacctactggaacaatgattgctTGCATATATACTTGGAATTTTGaaatgagtcttaacttgtgaaattttgagaattccaaactttgtcgaaaacaaatttttgtaaGCTAATAAGGCTTGCAAGTTGAGCCTacaactcatatagacttaggtgatACTTGCAAGGGTAGCCAATCATCTTAATCAAAGTATAAAATGATATTTCGGATGGGAAGTGAAAGGTTATGAAAACGAGATTTTTctatgaacttaagttgtgcttgggttAATGTTGATGATCCGGAGACGACTTAATTTCATGAATACATTGTTGTTTAAGATTGTTTAATgattttcaacttgtctatgaaGTTTTGTTACAAGTTGGTACGGTGACTTGTTTATACGGTTAAGTGAAATTGTATGAATGATTGACATGTTAATTATCATGAGATGTATATACTATCTTACTTATGATGTTGGATGgatgaaactatatgtgatagttgatgttgaatgacattgttgattgttgataatcaagttATTGTGTgaatggtgaatactatgatctatttgtgtgtgggcatgttttcttgataatgccatgttgtggagataatcaatataattgggtgttgtcctatatattgaggttgaaattgtggattgttgtcgcattatcgagtccttatacatgtccatgcatcatagtcgagttgttgtaaaagggttgagctcttttacttcggagattatgtaaggcgggggtgaacccttacatacgatgttgacttgtccatcggaggtgacgaccttttggagatttgataccacatgcatttatgtgtcaataagtgcatatcataacatgagtcttatgtgatatatgtgattggtgatgaaatgagattaatgattattgatgatgattgtgattgatgattgtgaatgaatatttatgaattgataattgtacatatgattgatgattattgaagTGAGGTATTGGGGtatgatgtaagtattaatgtgtgaatattattcaaatacatgatgttaattgatttattcaagttaattgttatttggattatgatattgtaatacttacccccagtggttttaaccgcctacttacctgtatgggtgagtagacgttgtgcaggagtagtgcttggtGAGTTTGTGCTTGgaatatcgggagctttctccgatattggtgttgagtcggctctgatctatgcttgttgtgtcggtctatattaggttattttattttcttttggattattgttttgttggtgattacccgtttgtttgggatttttgagatacatctttgggatgtcatttatttatgacatgtacatattttgattactctggtttatattccgctgcaactgttgagatttatatacatgtctatcggtttttgaattttggaagtgtcgtagcctctatttcttgaattaatgtattattcgcatgtttaattgctttaataaaaataggagtgttacaagttggtatccgAGCCATGGTCAGTCTAGACTAATGCttgttgtttttccctgttgtgtgcgaatggtagCTTAGTACCTTCGAAATTTGGTTTGTTGTGTCGTTTTCTTATCGGTGTGTTGGTTATGTAGTGCTGAGATGGCAGGTGGTCGTGATGATGCGGCAATTGCGCAAGCCTTAGCGACTATGGCGCAAGTTTTGGCCCAGTCGAATGAGAATGCGGTGGCTAACCGTAGGAATGAAGGTGAGGCCGAAGAGAGGAGGCTCGATAGGTTCTTGAGGAACAATCCACCGACTTTCAAAGGGAGGTTCGATCCAGAGGGAGCACAGACTTGGGTGCAGGGGATGGAGCGGATTTTCCGAGCTATGGTTACGGGAGATGACCAGAAGGTTAGACTGGCGACTCATATGTTGACTGAGGAAGCAGAGCATTGGTGGACCAATGCCAAGGGAAGGCTTGAGTTGGGAGGTGATGTGGTGACCTGGGCTAAGTTCAAGGTTGAATTCTTGAGGAAGTATTTCCCGGAAAACTTGAGGACCAAGAAGGAGATTGAGTTTCAGAATCTGAAGTAAGGAATCTTGTCAGTGGCTGAGTATGCGGCGAAGTTCGAGGAACTTTCGAGGTTTTCTCCTACATCAATGCTGAGGATGCTATGATttcgaagtgtgtgaagtttgagagtgggcttaggccggatatctatcagtacatgtgtgttcaggagatctgatgagtcatttaatatctatttttatatgttatttagtttagttttaaatagattttattttattttatattagtattatttcctttttaagatagtttactacaaattgcattttattttatttcaggaatgaatattggatggattgaatcttggagcaaaagaaagggactcgGAGCTGATTTAGcgcgaaaatacgaagattcggagacaaaaatatgtctccccaaagtcagaagcttggcacggcccgtgctagcattggcacggccgtgccaccctccagagtcacttttgctgcttttgcttagattttaagctactctattttagcccgcagtttcttgtggaacattctagtaatgtaattgcttagattttaagtcgaatgtatgctataaatagagtagctagccatcacaaatattcatattttcttggaattcaataagtgacaattgcttttctaataaaagatcttttcttttcttttactttcttgttatttacttttatgctttctctcttcttctccatgtctacgatgaccatgagtgagtagacttcttatgtcttgggattgttggataagtctaatgacataatcctaatcaagtcaAGCCTTAACCCTTAGTTTTATataaccctagtttctcttctaaattcaccgttttaacatggattaaatattatcaaactgtgtaaacgaaagtggagggtttgataatcgttaatccatcattccaaatgttaattcataaaatgaaagtggagctttaatattcgatcaagtgaatttagacaaggattgcgaaacatgaaaatagtctagtgaaccttgagacttatagagtttcgatcttcaaggattctaatagtaatcaaccatgaaaataggcgtgcttgctagaggaacacactcactgagaccgataggagatgtgataggcttaagagaaactcgtctttagaaactagttctaaaataaagtttaggtttaatggctTGACTTGTGAATGATTTTTGTCACCTATGAcggaccaacgatcccaaggctctatttttattattattttatctttcaaccaattgaaaaaccccaacttacaactcaTTTCTTCTCCAATCattatcaaaggttaattgaattaaactactccctgtcagaacgatactcttttcatactacttcggtaagactgtgcacttgcggttttatcccatcaaaatccgagactttgatactttggtgcataagtgtcgtatgtttgatgatgctggaAAAGTTAACtctaattactacaaggctcagggtgagaagagaggaagaggacatGGGGTTGGAAAACTTTACAgcaaggacaaaggaaagaagagagaatctgGTGGGGGCTCTAGGCCAAATTTGGCGGAAGTCAAGTGCTATAGGTGTGGAACCTTAGGTCACTATGCCAATGATTGTAAGAATGATGTGAAttgtcacaagtgtgggaaagcgggtcacaaggcggctgattgcagaggtgttgcaagagagattacttgttacaattgtggagagaaaGGTCATATTAGTACTAAGTGTACCAAGCCGAAGAAGGCAGCGgcaaaggtgtttgctttgaatgcGGAGGAGCTGGAGCAGCTggataatcttatccgaggtatgtgttttatcaatagtactcctttgattgcaattattgatactggtgctactcattcttttatctcggtTAGTTGCGTTGAACGTTTGAAattggttgtaactcctttgttgcggggaatggttattgacaccccggctagcggttcggtgactacttcttttatgtgtgctaagtgtcaTGTTAATTgtggtgatgttgattttgagttggatcttgtttctcttccgttgaagcatatggatgtgatttttggcatggattggttgttagcttttgggttagcattaattgtttgactaggagtgtgactttCTAAGCCGATAGAAGAATTAGATAGGAAGTtcttgaccgcggagcaagtgaagaaatcATTGGACGGAGaagcttgtgtgtttatgatgtttgcatcatTGAAGGTTAAAGGTGAGAAAGGACCTAGTGAATTGCtggtagtgcaagagtttcctgaagtttttccagag harbors:
- the LOC25480846 gene encoding kunitz type trypsin inhibitor 104-like translates to MSTRSLTIFILAHVWLLMAKTSISQFVIDTSGEPVEDDEEYFIRPAIGGNGGGSTLVTGNGPCPLHVGLDNSEGTLGVAVKFTPFAPHHDDDNVRLNRDLRVTFLTSTSCGQSTDWRLGEKDATSGRRLIVTGRDNSAGSQQGNFFRIVQTQTSGNYNIQWCPTEVCPNCKNQCGTVGLIRENGKILLALDGGALPVVFQKE